The stretch of DNA GCGGCCCGCATCGGGGCTCGCGCACGCGGCGGCGGCTCTTCGAGCGCAGCGCGGCGCGCCCGCAGCAGCAGCGGCACCGCGCCGATGATCACCACGGCGGAGATCGCGATCACGACATACAGCAGCCAAGGGGTGTCGGACTCCCCCGTGGACTGCGCATGCCCGTTTCCCAGGTCGACGAGCGCCACCGTCGCCGCGACTCCCGCGCCAAGGGCGATCAGCCAGACGGCGGCGCAGGCACCAAGCAAAATGCGGTCGGTGCGGTCGAATTCGGCGGTATCCAGGCCGGTACGCAACCGCGAACGGCCCGCGGTGGTGGGGTCTTCAGGCATCAGCAGCTTGTCTGCGCGGCATTGTTGGTATTCGACGAGAGCACCGTGCCGTCACTCGTCGTGATCGAGCAATTGAGCCGGCTCACCAGGAACAGGCTCGACGCCTGCACCGAGCCGACTTCGGACTGCGAGATCGGCGTCACCGTCAGCGACCACGGAATGTACACATTGCGCTGGGTGCGACTGCGGCCCGAGGCGTCGATGTAGGTGACGGTGATGATGTCACCGGGCGCCTTCGTGCCAGTGACCGAATAGGTGACCTGTCGCGGCCCCGCCGGGGTGGTCGACGTCGGCGGGGGTGGTGGCGCAGCCGTGGTCGCAGGTGGAGGCGGAGGCGGCGCCTCGGCCGCCGGCGGAGGGGGCGGCGGCGACGGCTCCTGCGTCACCGTGACGGTCTCCGGCGGGGGCGGCGGTGGCGCCTGCGTCGTCGGCGGTGGCGGCGGTGGAGGCGGCGGGGTCGTCGTGGTGATCTCGTCCTGCACTGGCGGCGGTGGGCTCGTGGTCGTCGCGGGGGTCGCGAGGTTGTTGGTGTCGGTCCGGGTCACCAGCACCGACACGGAGGCGACGAGCGCGATTGCGGCGACAATGGCTGCCACGCCGACCACCCACGGCCAGCGCGGGGGGCGCTCCGGGTCGACCAGTTCGGGGGCTGGGTTATAGCTGTCGTAGTCGTAGAGCGACGAGTCCGCGGGCACGTAGGGGCCGCTGGTGAACTGTTCGGACTCCGGCGCGGAATAGGCCTGCGAGTAGAACTCCGTTTCACCGGTCTCGGGTGCCGCCGACTGGTCCGGGATGGACTTGTCGCCCGGCTCCTGACCTGGGGCGAATTCCGCCCCTTCGTCCGATCCTGGGGGCCCGCTCATTACGCCTATCCTTCTCGACTACATCTGCGGCGCGGTTGACCGTGCCCCGGCAACACTACCCAAAGCGACCGCGTGAACGAATCTCACAGCGCGGTTAGCGGGCGAACTGTTGTCCCGATTGTGACCTTTTGGGGTCAGTGCTTTTCAGGGCCGGTGTAGTACTCGAAGACCAGGCCCGCGGCCGTCGAAAGCACGAAGCAGACGCCCGCCGCGATCAGCCAGGGCAGCCACAGTGCGACGCCGACGGCGGTGACCGACGCGGACAGCGCAATGGCCACCGGCCACCAGCTGTGCGGGCTGTAGAAGCCCAGCTCGCCGGCGCCGTCACTGATCTCCGCGTCCTCGTAGTCCTCGGGCCGGGTGTCGAGCCTGCGGGCCACGAACCGGAAGAACGTCCCGGTGATCAAGGTCAGGCCGGACGTCAACACCAGCGCGGTGGTGCCCGCCCACTCCACGCCGCCGTACTGGAA from Mycobacterium sp. JS623 encodes:
- a CDS encoding MmpS family transport accessory protein, which encodes MSGPPGSDEGAEFAPGQEPGDKSIPDQSAAPETGETEFYSQAYSAPESEQFTSGPYVPADSSLYDYDSYNPAPELVDPERPPRWPWVVGVAAIVAAIALVASVSVLVTRTDTNNLATPATTTSPPPPVQDEITTTTPPPPPPPPPTTQAPPPPPPETVTVTQEPSPPPPPPAAEAPPPPPPATTAAPPPPPTSTTPAGPRQVTYSVTGTKAPGDIITVTYIDASGRSRTQRNVYIPWSLTVTPISQSEVGSVQASSLFLVSRLNCSITTSDGTVLSSNTNNAAQTSC
- a CDS encoding cytochrome c oxidase subunit 4; protein product: MHIEARLFEFLTAFFILAAVVYAVLTAMFQYGGVEWAGTTALVLTSGLTLITGTFFRFVARRLDTRPEDYEDAEISDGAGELGFYSPHSWWPVAIALSASVTAVGVALWLPWLIAAGVCFVLSTAAGLVFEYYTGPEKH